Genomic window (Musa acuminata AAA Group cultivar baxijiao chromosome BXJ1-9, Cavendish_Baxijiao_AAA, whole genome shotgun sequence):
cTCTTTATGAATGTATGTAAAtatttcttttctccttttttttaattttcgtcTCTTTCCTCCTCGTCTTTCTTCTTCTTGACATATTTCTCCTCCAAGGAAAATGAGAGAAGCGAAGAGCGTTTACGATAACGAGCATCAGCATTGTTAATGATAAATGATGACGATAATAGCATCGACAAGGAGTTGGATAAAATAAAGGATcgtaggaaagaaagaaaaaagataaaattaataatacttctttataaataataaaataaaaatttgtattattttttcaaGAGTTGTCAATCATAAGAGTTGTGAATAGTAAATAGGAGCTTTGAATAATAAACTCCAAACCAAAAGTAAAACTTTATTTGCTAAAATACTCATGAATTAAACAATAATCATTTAAAACAGTGACCATTGGACAGTCTTATGTGCTATCCATCTAACTCGAACTGACTTGCTTCAACAAGTTCACCCAATTAATGGTTGGAGCAGACAACTCCAATCCCAATTATTTTGActagttaaaataatttttaatgattTCTTAATGTCCAagcaataatttaaattttaaagggTAATGGAGTTGATTCACCAGTTCTTAATGACTTCTTAATATCATGAAATTTTGTGTTATTTATCTGAAAAGTgtattatttatatacatatacattatcttcaataaaaaatcatGTACAGAACAAAGCGGACTCGGACCTGAGAAACAGATCCGATAATCCACCGGTTCAGCGCCGCTCCACGTCCCTTCGAAATGATTCTAATCGTTGATATTTCGATCAACGGTGCAGATGACGGCCTCGATACCTGACGCAAGCCATGACTCGTTATTCACCAGATCCGTTAATACTTTTATCTAGTATTTGCTCGTTACCTAGTTTTCTACCCACCCAGTGGTTGGACGAAGACCAAAAAGTTATGGGACCCACTCTCTGGCTCCAACAGCGAGAAACGTGGGTACCGTCATCAGAAGACATTCGTCCCGAGAGTTCCAAAGTGACACGCAGGAAAAAAATCGAGTCGATGGTTACGTAAGCGGTGACCTCAGGGCGGTGACCACATTGTTATCTTATGCTTCCTTGCTTCTTTATTTAACGCCCCCCATCAACACCCACCCTCGACATTAACGCCAATCAGCCGACGGAGAGAAGGGCTTTCGAGTGAGCGAGATCGAGCAATGGGGGATGTGGAGACGAAGGGGGTGGTGCTGCTGGACTTCTGGGCGAGCCCGTTCGGGCAGCGGTGCCGCATCGCATTGGCGGAGAAGGGAGTTGAGTACGAGTACAGGGAGGAGAACATCAGGGGGGACAAGAGCCCCCTGCTGCTCGAGTCCAACCCCGTGTACGAGAAGATCCCCGTCCTCATCCACGACGGCAAGCCTGTGTGCGAGTCCCTGATAATCGTCCTGTACATTGACGAGGCGTGGCCCGACCGCGCGCCGCTGCTTCCCGCCGACCACTACGCCCGCGCCCAGGCCCGCTTCTGGGCCGACTTCGTCGACAAGAAGGTGCGCCGATGCCCTCCATGTGTTCGATCTATGTTCTCCTCTCCGGAATACCATATTCTTAGTTCTCTTTCAATGGTTTTACCCATCAGGTCTGTGAATCTGCATTGAATCTGTGGAAGCTTAAGGGCGAGGCCCAGGAGGCGGCCAAGGAGGAGTTCATCGAGATCCTGAGGCTCCTGGAGTGCGAGCTGGGGGACAAGAAGTACTTCGGCGGCGACGTCTTCGGCTTCGTTGACATCGCGCTCGTCCCCTTCACGACCTGGTTCTACAGCTGCGAGACCTACGCCGGGTTCAGCGTCGAGGAGGCGGTCCCTAAGCTGGTGGCGTGGAGCAAGCGGTGCCTGGAGAGGGAAAGTGTCGCCAACTCCCTTTACGACCCCGTCAAAATCTACGAGTATGTCAAGACGATATTTGGGTAGTGAATAAAGTCCCTGTATATATATGGACGATATTTGGGTAGTGAATAAAGtccctgtatatatatatatatatatatatatatatgtatatatatatatatatatatatatatatatatatatatatatatatatagtttttcgaTTCCTAAAGCTCAAGTTAATAATTCGAGATTCCCAAATATGAATTCAATTAGTTCAAAAAGAGTTCTTCCTATGTTCCTTAAATGAGAATAAAgtttgaaattaatttttttatcgtaAAAATGAGAATGAAGTTTGTGTTTACTTATTTTGAATATTAATCTACGTAAATAGATAGATGGgtgtgttgggctggcagcccaaagtgggttcagcccacaATCCACATCCCTTTGATCTAATCCTAGATCAATATAATGGGGTGTGGGGGTTgcattttagaagcagaaaagagatagaaaaaggcagcaacgtgggcagt
Coding sequences:
- the LOC135593820 gene encoding glutathione S-transferase U19-like; its protein translation is MGDVETKGVVLLDFWASPFGQRCRIALAEKGVEYEYREENIRGDKSPLLLESNPVYEKIPVLIHDGKPVCESLIIVLYIDEAWPDRAPLLPADHYARAQARFWADFVDKKVCESALNLWKLKGEAQEAAKEEFIEILRLLECELGDKKYFGGDVFGFVDIALVPFTTWFYSCETYAGFSVEEAVPKLVAWSKRCLERESVANSLYDPVKIYEYVKTIFG